CCGAGCAGCGGCCCGCTCTCCACCTACGGCGAGATGCTGGCCAACGGCGTCGACGCGGCCGTGCGTCGGATCAACGCCGACGGCGGCGCCGCCGGCCGCCGCCTGGAGTGCGTGCGCTACGACGACGGCGGCGAGCCGGAGCGAGCAGTCGAGGCGGCGCGCCGAGCGGCCCGGGACGGCGTGCGGTTCGTGGTCGGGCACACCATCTCGGACTGTGCCCTGGCCGCCTCGGACGCCTACGAGGCGGCGGGCGTCCTGCTGGTCACTCCCGGCGCCACGCTCCCCGAACTCACCAACCGTGGCCTCCGGTTGGTCTTCCGCACGATCGGCGTGAACAGCGCCCAGGGCGGGGCGGCCGGGCAGTTCATCGCCGACCGCGCGCCGCGGGCGGTGGCCCTCGTCCACGACGGCCGGGCCTACGGCAGGAGCCTGGTCGAGGCCGTCGACGCGACGCTCCGCAGCCGGGGCATCACACCCGTCCGCACCGAGACCGTCCGCACCGGCACCACCGACTTCGCCCCGCTCATCCACGAACTCACGCTCGACAAGGCCGACTTCGTCTTCTTCGGCGGCTACCCGCCGGAGCTCGGCCGACTCATCCGCCAGGCCGCGCAGCAGGGCCTGACCGCCCGCTTCGTGGCCGGCGCGGCCTGCGACACCGACGAGGTCGCCACCTGGGCCGGCGACCCCGCGACCCCCGAGGGCCTGCTGCTGTCCACCCCCACCGCCTTCGACCAGGACCCCGCCAACGCCCCGGTCGTCCAGGCCGTCCGGGACCGGGGCGGCGACCCGGCCAACCCCTACACCCTGCCCGCCTACGCGGCGGTCCAGGTGATCGCCCGGGCCATCGAGCAGGCCGGGAGCGCCGACGACACCGCCCGGGTCGCCGCCGCCTTCCGCGCCGGGGCGTTCCCCACCGCGATCGGCGACCTCGGCTACCAGGCGAACGGCGACCTCACCCGGTTCCCGTTCCAGGTGTACCGATGGCAGTACGGCCGGCCCAAGACCCCGGCCGGAGACTGAAGCACGAGAGGCGCGACAGCTTCGAGCGAGCGCTTGAGCGGCGCTCCTACGGCTGGGAGGAGTGTCGATCCGTCACCCCGCCGCGGGCGCCGCTACAGCCAGCCGTTCTTGGCGGCCTTGATCCCGGCCTCGAAGCGGCTGTCGGCGTCCAGCCGGGCCATCAGGTCGGCCATGATGCGCCGCACGGTGCGGGTGGAGATGCCGAGCTGCCTGGCGGTAACCTCGTCGGTGGCACCCGCGGCGAGGAGTTGCAGCAGCGAGCGCTCGACGTTGGTCAGACCGGTGCCGCGCTCCAGGGGTCGGGCGGGCTCCAGGGGCGCGGCACCGGCCCACACGTTCTCGAACAGGGCGACCAGTTGGTGGACGATGCCCGGATCGTCGGTGTGGACGCGGCCGGCCCACGGCTTGTCCGGGTCGATCGGCACGACGGCGGCCCGCCGGTCGGCGATCAGCAGGCGCTGCGGCAGCACGGCGGTGATCCGCACCTGAGCGCCCTGCTCGGCGAGCCACCGGCCGTAGGCCAGGGTGGGCGGATGGTTGCGGATCGCGTCCTGGTAGACGATCCGGCAGATCACCCCGCGGCCCAGGGTCACGGTGTCGGCGGCCTTGGCGGCCCGCAGGGCGTCCTCGGGCACGGCGTTGCCCGGTACCAGGGAGAGCACCTCGGTGGTGGCGCCGGCGACCAGCTGGTCGAGGCGGTCCTGGACGGCGTCCGCACCGACCAGGTGCTCGGTGGTGGCCGTCGCACCGGCTCCGCGCCCGCCGGCCGGACCGGGCCCGACCTGCTGGACGACCTGCTGGGCGATCAGCCGGGTCGCGGCGGCGCGCCCGGCGGCGACCGCGCGCTCCCGCGCGGCCAGCTCCTCCTCCTGACGCCGCACCAGCCCCGGCAGCGCGACGGCCATCGGGACGGGCACCCAGGCGCCGGAGCGCTCGCGCGAGCGGCGCAGCAACTCCAGGCCGACCAGCTCGTCCAGGGCCGCGCGCACCTGCTCCTCGTCGAGCCCGGTCAGCACGGCCAGTTCGTCGACTCCGGCGTCCGGATGCTCCTGCATCGCCCCGTACACGGCCTGCGCGGCCGTGCCGACCCCGAGCATCTCCAGCATGAGGCCCCCCAGCCCGTACTTGCGATGTCGGGACAGACCTTCGCACACGCGTCCGCCGGTGACAAGAACCGGAGCGGGGCCCGACCGGTCCGCATGCGGCCGGTCGGGGCACGGCCGTGACCGGCGGGATCGCTGTCCGCTGGCGGCCAGGCCGCCCGAGGCCAGCCGGAACCCCTGGTCCGACCGGCCGGCCCGGGACGAGATTCTGAGCAGTCGAACCGGGGAGCCCCGGACGACGCGAGCGGAGCGGGGTCGATCCCGGTCGGAACCGCTCGATCCGCCCACGTCCGGACCGCATCGATTGGACCGATCCCATGCCGAACGCCCTGCGCACCCTCGTCCTCGCCGCACTCCTGATCCTCGGCGGCGCCGGCACTGCCGCGGCCGCCGACGCCGGCACCGCGCCGGGGACGACGGCGACGGCACAGGCGGGCGCGCCGGACACTGCCCCGCAGGCCCTTCCCTGCATGGCCTGCTAGCCCGGCCCGCGATGGAACTGGTCATCGTCACCCTGACCGCCCCGACACCTCGCGGCCGGACCGGGATCGGCGCGCCAGTGCTCACCGACCTCCTCTGGGTCCACGCCACCGCGGCGGACCGCGTCGAGCACATCACCGTCCGCGAAGCGCCGGACGGGACCTCGTACGCCGCCGGACTCTTCCTGCGCCCCGCCGACAGCACCGCCGGCCAGGAGAGCCACGAACTGACGGCGTTGCACCTGTGCCGCACCGCGATCGACAACTCGCCCGCGCTGACCGGCTGGCGCGCCGACCTCGACCCGCCGGTCCACCAGCGCCGCTGCTGACGGCCGGCCCCGCACCGCGGCTTCCGAACGATCAACTCACCACCATCAG
Above is a genomic segment from Kitasatospora viridis containing:
- a CDS encoding ABC transporter substrate-binding protein, with amino-acid sequence MPDTIKIAAIGPSSGPLSTYGEMLANGVDAAVRRINADGGAAGRRLECVRYDDGGEPERAVEAARRAARDGVRFVVGHTISDCALAASDAYEAAGVLLVTPGATLPELTNRGLRLVFRTIGVNSAQGGAAGQFIADRAPRAVALVHDGRAYGRSLVEAVDATLRSRGITPVRTETVRTGTTDFAPLIHELTLDKADFVFFGGYPPELGRLIRQAAQQGLTARFVAGAACDTDEVATWAGDPATPEGLLLSTPTAFDQDPANAPVVQAVRDRGGDPANPYTLPAYAAVQVIARAIEQAGSADDTARVAAAFRAGAFPTAIGDLGYQANGDLTRFPFQVYRWQYGRPKTPAGD
- a CDS encoding helix-turn-helix domain-containing protein — translated: MLEMLGVGTAAQAVYGAMQEHPDAGVDELAVLTGLDEEQVRAALDELVGLELLRRSRERSGAWVPVPMAVALPGLVRRQEEELAARERAVAAGRAAATRLIAQQVVQQVGPGPAGGRGAGATATTEHLVGADAVQDRLDQLVAGATTEVLSLVPGNAVPEDALRAAKAADTVTLGRGVICRIVYQDAIRNHPPTLAYGRWLAEQGAQVRITAVLPQRLLIADRRAAVVPIDPDKPWAGRVHTDDPGIVHQLVALFENVWAGAAPLEPARPLERGTGLTNVERSLLQLLAAGATDEVTARQLGISTRTVRRIMADLMARLDADSRFEAGIKAAKNGWL